In Sphingomonas sp. LT1P40, the following are encoded in one genomic region:
- a CDS encoding NADP-dependent malic enzyme, translating into MSDEPNFQFSEREALLFHSEGRPGKIEIIASKPLTTQRDLALAYSPGVAVPVQAIADDPATAYDYTAKGNLVAVISNGTAILGMGNLGALASKPVMEGKAVLFKRFADVDSIDIELKTEDVNRFIDAVELMEPTFGGINLEDIKAPECFIIEQTLRERMNIPVFHDDQHGTAIITAAGLINACLLTGRRLDEVKVVVNGAGAAAIACTELIKAMGVRQDNVLMCDRKGVITPDRDGINQWQSAHAVATERSTLTEALVGADVFLGLSAAGALKPEMVKDMAPAPIIFAMANPEPEIRPELAKSVRPDAIVATGRSDYPNQVNNVLGFPFIFRGALDVRATGINEEMKIAAAQAIAELAREQVPEEVALAYGRAHSFGPDYIIPAPFDPRLMEVVSMAVAKAAMDSGVATKPILDMAGYRHKLRGRLNPTTSVLTLAYEGARAHPKRVIFAEGEEEVVLRAAIAFRDGGYGTPVLVGRDDVPERLRALGVSDPEAFELHNSRNSPLVPAMVDFLYGRLQRRGYLRRDCERMVNQDRNIFGSLLLQLGEGDAMITGITRTYAQNMREIRRVIDPAAGGTPFGIHIMVGQSHTVFIADTTVNERPTAEELADFAEKTSQVARRMGHEPRVAFLSYSTFGNPKGEWLDNIRGAVKVLDQRQVGFEYEGEMPPDVALNPRQMANYPFARLSGPANVLIMPGLQSAHISAKLLRELGGDSVIGPMLIGMEKPVQVAPMTSTASELVTLAVLAAGGIAR; encoded by the coding sequence ATGTCAGACGAACCCAATTTCCAGTTTTCCGAGCGTGAGGCGCTGCTGTTCCACTCGGAGGGTCGTCCCGGCAAGATCGAGATCATCGCGTCGAAGCCGCTGACGACGCAGCGCGATCTGGCGCTGGCCTATTCCCCGGGCGTCGCGGTGCCGGTGCAGGCGATCGCCGACGATCCCGCCACCGCCTATGATTACACCGCCAAGGGTAATCTAGTGGCAGTCATTTCCAACGGCACGGCCATTCTGGGCATGGGCAACCTTGGCGCACTGGCGTCGAAGCCGGTGATGGAGGGCAAGGCGGTGCTGTTCAAGCGCTTCGCCGATGTCGATTCGATCGATATCGAGCTGAAGACCGAGGACGTGAATCGCTTCATCGACGCGGTCGAACTGATGGAGCCGACCTTCGGCGGCATCAACCTTGAGGACATCAAGGCCCCCGAATGCTTCATCATCGAGCAGACGCTGCGCGAGCGGATGAACATCCCCGTCTTTCACGACGACCAGCATGGCACGGCGATCATCACCGCGGCCGGGCTGATCAATGCGTGCCTGCTGACCGGGCGGCGGTTGGACGAGGTCAAGGTGGTGGTGAACGGTGCCGGTGCGGCCGCCATCGCCTGTACCGAACTCATCAAGGCAATGGGCGTGCGACAGGACAATGTCCTGATGTGCGACCGCAAGGGTGTCATCACCCCCGACCGCGATGGCATCAACCAGTGGCAGTCGGCACATGCCGTCGCCACCGAGCGCAGCACGCTGACCGAGGCGCTGGTGGGTGCCGACGTGTTTCTGGGCCTGTCGGCGGCGGGCGCGCTGAAACCGGAGATGGTCAAAGACATGGCCCCTGCGCCAATCATCTTCGCAATGGCCAATCCGGAGCCGGAAATCCGCCCGGAATTGGCGAAGAGCGTGCGTCCCGACGCGATCGTCGCCACCGGGCGCTCAGATTATCCCAATCAGGTCAACAACGTGCTCGGCTTCCCGTTCATCTTTCGCGGGGCGCTCGACGTGCGCGCGACGGGGATTAACGAAGAGATGAAGATCGCCGCCGCGCAGGCCATCGCCGAGCTGGCGCGCGAGCAGGTGCCAGAGGAAGTCGCACTGGCTTATGGCCGCGCGCACAGCTTCGGTCCCGATTACATCATCCCGGCACCGTTCGACCCACGCCTGATGGAAGTCGTGTCAATGGCGGTGGCCAAGGCCGCAATGGATTCCGGCGTCGCGACCAAGCCGATCCTCGACATGGCGGGCTATCGCCACAAATTGCGCGGTCGCCTGAACCCGACCACGTCGGTACTGACGCTCGCTTATGAAGGCGCGCGCGCGCATCCCAAGCGCGTGATCTTTGCCGAGGGCGAGGAAGAAGTCGTGCTGCGCGCCGCAATCGCATTCCGCGACGGCGGGTACGGCACGCCGGTGCTGGTCGGGCGCGACGATGTGCCCGAACGGCTGCGCGCGTTGGGTGTGAGCGATCCGGAGGCGTTTGAGCTGCACAACAGCCGCAATTCGCCGTTGGTCCCGGCGATGGTCGATTTCCTTTACGGCCGCCTTCAGCGCCGTGGTTACCTACGCCGCGATTGCGAGCGGATGGTCAATCAGGATCGCAACATCTTCGGTTCGCTGCTGCTCCAGCTGGGAGAGGGCGATGCGATGATTACCGGCATCACTCGCACCTATGCCCAGAATATGCGCGAGATTCGGCGCGTCATTGATCCAGCTGCGGGCGGTACGCCGTTCGGCATCCACATCATGGTGGGGCAGAGCCACACGGTGTTCATCGCCGATACCACGGTGAACGAACGCCCGACCGCCGAGGAGCTGGCCGATTTCGCCGAGAAAACGTCACAGGTCGCGCGCCGCATGGGCCATGAACCGCGCGTCGCGTTTCTCAGCTACTCCACCTTCGGCAACCCGAAGGGCGAGTGGCTCGACAATATCCGCGGTGCCGTAAAGGTGCTGGATCAGCGCCAGGTCGGCTTTGAGTATGAAGGCGAGATGCCGCCGGACGTCGCGCTCAACCCGCGCCAGATGGCGAACTATCCGTTCGCACGCCTGTCCGGCCCGGCCAATGTGCTCATCATGCCGGGACTGCAATCGGCGCATATCTCCGCCAAGCTGCTCCGCGAACTGGGCGGTGACAGCGTGATCGGTCCGATGCTGATCGGGATGGAAAAACCGGTGCAGGTCGCGCCGATGACAAGCACGGCGAGTGAACTGGTTACGCTGGCGGTTCTGGCGGCGGGGGGGATTGCGCGGTAG
- a CDS encoding lactonase family protein, protein MPASPNIARRTVIGTAICLTAAPGAALARKTNKLIAGTYAGRRGPGLVPLVSGPKDWTASAPLAAIKNVSFGVQASASGVRYLLDEQQKGALGIYGRDMRQLGVFSTLGADPCHAALSPDARTLAVANYSSGSVALWRLDPKTGLPTGEAQRIEHRGSGPNAKRQAAPHAHWVGFAANGRVLYAVDLGADAIFAHAIDPRTGSVGATSIAYRAQAGSGPRHLADHPRLPVAYLVAELTNTVTILTAHRDGTFTAQGSLSTLPAGFDGSSYVAHIAINRAGTRLYVSNRGHDSIAVFAIGRTGALQLIQHVACGGHWPRLFLLLEDRGEMLVANERSGNVAILRLGTDGRLGSAKRGPSVPGVAFLSR, encoded by the coding sequence ATGCCAGCCAGCCCCAACATCGCCCGCCGCACCGTCATCGGTACCGCAATCTGCCTGACCGCTGCTCCCGGTGCTGCTCTTGCGCGGAAGACGAACAAGCTGATTGCCGGCACCTATGCTGGACGAAGAGGTCCCGGGCTTGTGCCGCTGGTGTCGGGACCGAAGGACTGGACTGCGAGCGCCCCTCTCGCCGCGATCAAAAACGTGTCCTTCGGCGTTCAGGCGAGCGCTTCTGGCGTCCGCTATCTGCTCGACGAGCAGCAAAAGGGCGCGCTCGGCATTTATGGCCGCGACATGCGACAGTTGGGGGTATTCTCGACGCTGGGCGCGGACCCATGCCACGCCGCGCTAAGCCCAGATGCCAGAACGCTGGCAGTCGCCAACTACTCCAGCGGCAGCGTCGCGCTGTGGCGGCTCGATCCAAAGACCGGCCTTCCAACGGGCGAAGCGCAACGCATCGAGCATAGGGGTAGCGGCCCAAATGCCAAGCGACAGGCTGCCCCGCACGCCCATTGGGTGGGCTTCGCGGCAAACGGACGGGTGCTATACGCAGTCGATCTGGGCGCTGACGCGATCTTCGCGCATGCGATCGATCCGCGCACCGGGTCTGTCGGCGCAACCTCGATCGCCTATCGCGCGCAGGCGGGTTCCGGCCCACGCCATCTGGCGGACCACCCGCGCCTGCCCGTCGCTTATCTCGTTGCCGAACTGACCAACACGGTGACGATCCTGACGGCACATCGCGACGGCACATTCACTGCGCAAGGATCGCTATCCACCCTGCCCGCCGGTTTCGACGGATCGTCCTATGTTGCCCACATCGCCATCAATCGCGCGGGCACGCGGCTCTATGTCTCCAATCGCGGGCACGACAGCATCGCGGTCTTTGCGATCGGTAGAACCGGCGCGCTTCAGCTCATCCAGCATGTCGCTTGCGGCGGGCACTGGCCCCGCCTGTTCCTGTTGCTGGAGGATCGCGGTGAGATGCTGGTCGCCAACGAACGGTCAGGGAATGTTGCGATATTGCGGTTGGGTACCGACGGACGTCTTGGATCGGCAAAGCGTGGGCCGTCGGTGCCGGGCGTGGCGTTCCTGTCCAGGTGA
- a CDS encoding SDR family oxidoreductase yields the protein MDTSNFFSLSGKVALITGGSRGIGKMIAAGYIAQGAKVYISSRKAPACEETAAELGPNCIPLPMDVATVAGCKALAAELAAREDHLDILVNNAGAAWGVAFEEFPESGWDKVMDLNVKSPFFLTQALHGLLKTNASHDRPSKVINITSIDGLRLNPWETYSYHASKAALIYLTKRMAARLITDGIIVNSLAPGAFASEMNKAARDHGDEVAKRIPMRRIGNDEDMAGAAIFLASRASDYVVGDTLVVDGGLVNASLGTSIDA from the coding sequence ATGGACACCAGCAACTTCTTCAGCCTGAGCGGCAAGGTCGCACTCATCACCGGTGGCAGCCGCGGCATCGGCAAGATGATTGCCGCCGGCTACATCGCTCAGGGCGCAAAGGTGTATATTTCGTCGCGGAAAGCCCCGGCGTGCGAGGAAACCGCCGCCGAACTCGGCCCGAACTGCATTCCGCTGCCGATGGACGTCGCCACGGTCGCCGGGTGCAAAGCACTCGCCGCCGAACTCGCCGCCCGCGAGGACCATCTCGACATCCTCGTCAACAATGCCGGTGCCGCCTGGGGCGTGGCGTTCGAGGAGTTTCCGGAAAGCGGCTGGGACAAGGTCATGGACCTCAACGTCAAATCGCCCTTTTTCCTGACCCAGGCACTGCACGGCCTGCTCAAGACCAACGCCAGCCACGACCGACCGTCCAAAGTCATCAACATCACCTCGATCGATGGCCTGCGTCTCAACCCGTGGGAAACCTACAGCTACCACGCGTCAAAGGCGGCACTGATCTACCTGACCAAGCGCATGGCCGCGCGCCTCATCACCGACGGCATCATCGTCAACAGCCTCGCCCCCGGTGCCTTTGCCAGCGAAATGAACAAGGCCGCCCGCGACCATGGCGATGAGGTCGCAAAACGCATCCCGATGCGCCGCATCGGCAATGACGAAGATATGGCCGGTGCTGCAATCTTCCTCGCCAGCCGCGCGTCGGATTATGTCGTCGGCGACACGCTGGTGGTCGACGGCGGGCTGGTCAACGCGTCGTTGGGCACGAGCATCGACGCGTGA
- a CDS encoding acyl-CoA dehydrogenase family protein, which produces MSLDAETFDALIDTVRRFVAERLRPLESEVEATDAIPDDLTAEMKAMGLYGLSIAEEHGGLGLTMSEECRVAIEMGRTTPAFRSSFGTNVGIGSQGLVMAGTPEQKAEWLPRIASGEIVTSFALTEPDVGSDSGAVKTRAVRDGDTYRLSGTKRYITNADKAQLFTVMARTGDDPGARGVSAFLVPRDLPGISIGEPEKKMGQRGAKVADVIFDDVPVPAANRLGAEGEGFKIAMRVLDRGRLHISAVCVGVAERLIADCVAYATERNQFGKPIAEHQLIQAMIADSKTEALAARALVLETATAKDAGKDVVLESAAAKLFASEMVGRVADRAVQIFGGAGYIEDYGIERLYRDVRLFRIYEGTSQIQQLIIARETLKRGG; this is translated from the coding sequence ATGAGCCTAGACGCCGAAACCTTCGACGCCTTGATCGACACGGTACGCCGCTTCGTCGCCGAACGCCTGCGTCCGCTGGAGAGCGAAGTCGAGGCGACCGATGCCATCCCCGACGATCTGACTGCCGAGATGAAGGCGATGGGCCTTTACGGCCTGTCGATCGCCGAGGAGCATGGCGGCCTTGGTCTGACCATGTCGGAGGAATGCCGTGTTGCCATCGAAATGGGCCGCACCACCCCCGCCTTCCGCTCCAGCTTCGGCACCAATGTCGGCATCGGCAGCCAAGGCCTCGTGATGGCCGGCACGCCCGAGCAAAAGGCCGAATGGTTGCCCCGCATCGCCAGCGGTGAAATCGTCACCAGCTTCGCGCTCACCGAACCGGATGTCGGCAGCGACAGCGGGGCGGTAAAGACGCGGGCGGTAAGGGATGGCGATACCTACCGCCTCTCCGGCACCAAACGCTATATCACCAATGCCGACAAGGCACAGCTGTTCACCGTCATGGCGCGCACCGGCGACGACCCCGGCGCACGCGGCGTCTCCGCCTTCCTCGTTCCCCGCGACCTGCCCGGTATTTCCATCGGCGAGCCGGAAAAGAAAATGGGGCAGCGCGGCGCGAAGGTCGCCGATGTGATCTTCGACGACGTCCCCGTTCCCGCCGCCAACCGGCTGGGCGCGGAGGGCGAAGGGTTCAAGATCGCGATGCGCGTGCTGGATCGCGGTCGCCTGCACATCAGCGCGGTGTGTGTCGGTGTCGCCGAACGCCTGATCGCCGATTGCGTCGCCTATGCCACCGAGCGCAACCAGTTCGGCAAACCCATCGCCGAGCACCAGCTGATCCAGGCCATGATCGCCGACAGCAAAACCGAGGCACTCGCCGCCCGCGCGCTCGTCCTCGAAACCGCCACGGCCAAAGACGCTGGGAAAGACGTCGTCCTCGAATCCGCCGCCGCCAAACTGTTCGCCAGCGAAATGGTCGGCCGCGTCGCCGACCGTGCCGTCCAGATCTTTGGCGGCGCCGGCTATATCGAGGATTACGGCATCGAACGCCTGTATCGCGACGTTCGCCTGTTCCGCATCTACGAAGGCACCAGCCAGATTCAGCAGCTGATCATCGCCAGAGAAACGCTGAAGCGCGGCGGCTAA
- a CDS encoding helix-turn-helix domain-containing protein, whose translation MAERKLFAGHAIRRLRRGLGLTQAAMAEMLAISASYLNLVERNQRPLSATLLLGLAETFDFDARTLSAGEPGGGEEAMRRRLADPLFADIEIDRTELQEWMAGAPGGAEAFARIYDRGGQGGAVSAGEGEDPGMAVRREVERWRNHFADLDAAAEALADELRIAFSDLFGAMADRLRVKHQLSIRILPIEVLAGLRIRLDLHARQLQLSEALDPPSRVFALARQLGAEARTEIDALVRGAGFADRVAERLYRRHLAGYFAAAVMMPYARFLRACEATGYDLELLRRRFGASAEQVAHRLTTLQRVGARGLPFFMLRVDRAGQVSKRFAGASGSPLVESAVPCPLLDAYAAFARPDERIVQLVELEDGSRWFTSSRCVAPPGGWAGAVRARFVVTLGLAAQAATGLAAARGLDFGGEAVPVGLGCRACTRECPQRSAAPIGRAMLVNEREAGVSPFGFAAD comes from the coding sequence ATGGCGGAGCGCAAGCTGTTTGCAGGCCATGCGATACGGCGGTTGCGGCGCGGGCTGGGGCTGACGCAGGCGGCGATGGCGGAGATGCTGGCGATCTCCGCGAGCTATCTCAATCTGGTCGAGCGCAACCAGCGGCCTTTGTCCGCAACCCTATTGCTGGGATTGGCCGAGACGTTCGATTTCGACGCGCGGACATTGTCTGCGGGGGAGCCGGGTGGGGGCGAGGAGGCGATGCGGCGGCGGCTGGCCGACCCGCTGTTCGCCGATATCGAGATCGACCGCACCGAATTGCAGGAATGGATGGCGGGCGCGCCGGGCGGAGCGGAGGCGTTTGCGCGAATCTATGACCGGGGCGGACAAGGCGGCGCGGTGAGTGCTGGGGAGGGAGAGGACCCCGGCATGGCGGTACGGCGCGAAGTGGAGCGCTGGCGCAACCATTTCGCCGATCTGGATGCGGCGGCCGAGGCGCTGGCCGACGAACTGCGGATCGCTTTCAGCGACCTGTTCGGCGCGATGGCGGATCGGTTGCGGGTAAAGCACCAGCTGTCGATCCGCATCCTGCCAATCGAAGTGCTGGCGGGGCTGCGCATCCGGCTGGACCTGCATGCGCGGCAGTTGCAGTTGAGCGAGGCGCTCGATCCGCCGAGCCGGGTGTTCGCGCTGGCGCGACAATTGGGGGCGGAGGCGCGGACCGAGATCGATGCGCTGGTGCGCGGGGCGGGCTTTGCCGATCGCGTGGCGGAGCGGCTGTATCGACGGCATCTCGCGGGCTATTTCGCGGCGGCGGTGATGATGCCCTATGCGCGGTTCCTGCGGGCGTGCGAGGCGACCGGCTATGATCTGGAGTTGCTGCGCCGCCGGTTTGGAGCGAGCGCGGAGCAGGTGGCGCACCGCCTGACGACGTTACAGCGGGTGGGTGCGCGGGGCCTGCCATTCTTCATGCTGCGCGTTGACCGGGCCGGGCAGGTGTCGAAGCGGTTTGCCGGGGCGAGCGGGTCGCCCTTGGTGGAATCGGCGGTGCCGTGTCCGTTGCTGGATGCCTATGCGGCGTTCGCGCGGCCGGACGAGCGGATCGTGCAATTGGTGGAACTAGAGGACGGGTCGCGCTGGTTCACCTCATCCCGCTGTGTCGCACCGCCCGGGGGCTGGGCCGGCGCAGTGCGGGCGCGGTTCGTGGTGACATTGGGGCTGGCGGCGCAGGCGGCGACCGGGCTGGCGGCGGCGCGGGGCCTCGATTTCGGTGGCGAGGCGGTGCCGGTGGGGCTGGGATGCCGCGCCTGCACGCGCGAATGCCCGCAACGCAGCGCCGCGCCGATCGGGCGGGCGATGCTGGTCAACGAGCGCGAGGCGGGAGTGTCGCCGTTCGGATTTGCAGCGGATTGA
- a CDS encoding efflux RND transporter periplasmic adaptor subunit — protein MRLILTLFACAAILSACGGGDAAQKKGREAPLVTLAAVQSARFVERIDAVGTARANEQVTITAPVTERILRLNFDDGAYVTRGQVIAVLAQGQETAQLAQAAAREREARQQLGRLEALKSRGFATRSAVDAQQALAGTASGQAAEARASIGDRVVRAPFGGWVSLRNISAGAVVSAGTEIATVSDISRIKLDFAVPETLLAQLKPGQPIVAVAAAYPDQPFRGTIATIDPVLNPQTRAATVRAVLANGDRKLKPGMLLTVAIEAQARTSPAVPELAIVGEGENMYVFTVENGKAKRLKVRTGFRQDGMVEILDGLRPGQRVVTEGVVKIAEGQQVRTGGTGNARAKGAATPKAS, from the coding sequence ATGCGATTGATTCTGACCCTGTTTGCGTGTGCGGCGATCCTGTCGGCCTGTGGTGGCGGCGATGCTGCGCAGAAGAAGGGGCGCGAGGCGCCGCTGGTGACGTTGGCAGCGGTGCAATCCGCGCGTTTTGTCGAGCGGATCGACGCTGTCGGCACCGCGCGGGCGAACGAGCAGGTAACGATCACCGCACCGGTGACGGAACGCATTTTGCGGCTCAATTTCGACGACGGTGCCTATGTCACGCGTGGTCAGGTGATCGCAGTGCTCGCACAAGGGCAGGAAACGGCGCAGCTGGCTCAGGCCGCCGCGCGCGAGCGTGAAGCGCGGCAGCAATTGGGCCGGCTGGAAGCGTTGAAATCGCGCGGCTTTGCAACGCGCAGCGCAGTCGATGCGCAACAGGCGCTGGCCGGGACGGCGAGCGGACAGGCAGCCGAAGCGCGGGCGTCGATCGGCGACCGGGTGGTGCGCGCGCCGTTTGGCGGCTGGGTCTCGCTGCGCAACATTTCGGCGGGTGCCGTGGTAAGTGCGGGCACCGAGATCGCCACGGTCAGCGACATCAGCCGGATCAAACTCGACTTTGCCGTGCCGGAAACCTTGCTGGCGCAGTTGAAGCCGGGACAACCGATTGTCGCGGTGGCAGCGGCCTATCCCGATCAGCCGTTTCGCGGGACGATCGCCACGATCGATCCGGTACTGAACCCGCAGACGCGGGCAGCAACGGTACGGGCGGTGCTGGCCAATGGCGACCGCAAGCTGAAACCCGGCATGCTGCTGACGGTGGCGATCGAGGCACAGGCGCGCACTTCACCCGCCGTTCCCGAACTGGCGATCGTCGGTGAGGGTGAGAATATGTACGTATTCACCGTCGAAAACGGCAAGGCGAAGCGGCTGAAAGTCCGCACCGGATTCCGGCAGGACGGGATGGTTGAGATTCTCGATGGACTGCGGCCCGGGCAGCGGGTGGTGACCGAGGGCGTGGTCAAGATCGCCGAGGGCCAGCAGGTGCGGACTGGCGGCACCGGCAATGCGCGAGCCAAGGGTGCCGCGACCCCGAAGGCGAGCTGA
- a CDS encoding efflux RND transporter permease subunit — protein sequence MQLSDISVKRPVFAAVMAILLTIVGVVGYLGLSVREYPDTDPPVVSVGTTYTGAAASVVEARITQPIEEALSGIEGIETISSRSRDGSSDVSIEFRPGRDIDSAANDVRDRVGSVIEDLPEEALAPEVRKVDADSQPILFLVVSRPGWTRLQLSDYVDRNLLDRFSTIDGVARVFVGGEARPSMRVWLDATKLAAFSLTPADVETALRTQNVELPAGRIESQQQNVTLRVNRPFGTADSFTRLIVGRGADGYLVRLGDVARVEEEAENPYSTFKMNGDSSVGLGIVRQSGANTLEVADSAKAVAAQLSGDLPEGMTITVGSDDSLFIGRAIEGVWHTLAEAAILVVIVIFLFLGSWRATLIPAITVPICLLGAFAVLWAFGFSINLLTLLALVLAIGLVVDDAIVVLENVYHRIEEGEPPLVAAFNGTRQVGFAVISTTLVVCAVFVPICFLSGQTGLLFRELAVAMIGAVAFSGFLALSLTPMLCSKMLKKEKRGRFTSWTEDKFQRLEGFYGRNLDRAINKPLIPMIAVMLFLFAASAGFMTLQSELVPAEDQGVAQVSISAPEGTGFAQMDKYMSQTQEKMLPLIDQGAVRTIITRVPGGFGTSDDFNSGLFIVFLKPWEEREQTTQDVAQQINRILSNEPAIRGNAQVRSALSRGRGQPIGFVLAGSTYEGLVAARNRILAAAAQNPGIINLDSDYKETKPQLSIEVDTTRAGDLGVSVNDVSQALQTLLGSRRVSTYVDRGEEYRVIVQAEAAGRSTISNLASIYVRSRDGGQVPLSNLVTTREVSGPRDLGRFNKLRAITLQGGLAPGYSLGEALTFLQEQAAESPEVVAVGYRGESQAFVETGGSIMLVFGLTILIVYLVLAAQFESFVHPGVIIMTVPLAVAGGMLGLFFFGKTLNLYSQVGIVMLVGLAAKNGILIVEFANQLRDEGKSIAEAIRMASARRLRAILMTSIATAAGAVPLMIASGAGAAARQAIGVVIVFGVLLATLITLFLIPILYSRLAKWTGSPQAVARELDAAMGAPQPAE from the coding sequence ATGCAGCTTTCGGACATCTCGGTTAAGCGGCCGGTTTTTGCGGCGGTGATGGCGATCCTGCTGACGATCGTCGGTGTTGTCGGCTATCTGGGCCTGTCGGTGCGTGAATATCCCGATACCGATCCGCCGGTGGTGTCGGTCGGCACGACCTATACCGGTGCAGCCGCCAGCGTCGTCGAGGCTCGGATCACCCAGCCGATCGAAGAAGCGCTGTCAGGGATTGAGGGGATCGAGACGATCAGCTCGCGGTCGCGCGACGGATCATCGGATGTGTCGATCGAGTTTCGCCCGGGCCGCGACATCGATTCCGCCGCCAACGACGTGCGCGACCGGGTCGGCAGCGTGATCGAGGATTTGCCCGAAGAGGCGCTGGCCCCCGAAGTGCGCAAGGTCGATGCGGATTCGCAGCCGATCCTGTTTCTGGTGGTGTCGCGCCCCGGCTGGACCCGGTTGCAGCTGTCCGATTATGTCGATCGCAACCTCCTCGATCGTTTCAGCACCATCGATGGCGTGGCACGCGTGTTCGTCGGTGGCGAAGCGCGTCCGTCGATGCGGGTTTGGCTGGACGCGACCAAGTTGGCGGCGTTCAGCCTGACGCCGGCTGACGTCGAGACCGCGCTGCGCACCCAGAATGTCGAGCTGCCCGCCGGCCGCATCGAATCGCAGCAGCAGAATGTCACGCTCCGCGTCAATCGCCCGTTTGGAACGGCGGACAGTTTCACACGGTTGATCGTCGGCCGCGGTGCGGACGGCTATCTGGTCCGGCTGGGCGATGTTGCGCGGGTCGAGGAGGAAGCGGAGAATCCCTATTCGACCTTCAAGATGAATGGCGACTCCTCGGTTGGCCTCGGGATCGTGCGGCAGTCGGGCGCCAACACGCTGGAAGTCGCGGATTCGGCGAAGGCGGTCGCGGCGCAGCTCAGCGGGGACTTGCCCGAGGGGATGACGATTACGGTGGGATCGGACGATTCGCTGTTCATCGGGCGCGCGATCGAGGGCGTGTGGCATACGCTGGCGGAAGCGGCGATCCTCGTCGTCATCGTCATCTTTCTGTTTCTGGGATCGTGGCGTGCGACACTGATCCCCGCGATCACCGTGCCGATCTGCTTGCTCGGCGCGTTCGCGGTGCTGTGGGCGTTTGGATTCTCGATTAACCTGTTGACCCTGCTGGCGCTGGTGCTGGCGATCGGGCTGGTGGTCGATGATGCGATCGTGGTGCTGGAAAATGTCTATCACCGGATCGAGGAGGGCGAGCCGCCGCTCGTCGCCGCATTCAACGGCACGCGGCAGGTGGGCTTTGCAGTGATCTCCACCACGCTGGTGGTGTGCGCGGTGTTCGTGCCGATCTGTTTCCTGTCCGGCCAGACCGGGCTGTTGTTCCGCGAACTGGCCGTTGCGATGATCGGTGCGGTGGCGTTCTCAGGCTTCCTCGCGCTCAGCCTGACGCCGATGCTGTGCTCGAAGATGCTGAAGAAGGAGAAGCGCGGGCGCTTTACCAGCTGGACTGAGGACAAGTTTCAGCGGCTGGAGGGGTTTTACGGTCGTAATCTGGATCGTGCGATCAACAAGCCGTTGATCCCGATGATCGCGGTGATGCTGTTCCTGTTCGCGGCGAGCGCCGGGTTCATGACGCTACAATCGGAGCTGGTCCCGGCGGAGGATCAGGGCGTTGCGCAGGTGTCGATCTCCGCGCCCGAGGGTACCGGCTTTGCGCAGATGGACAAATATATGTCCCAGACGCAGGAAAAGATGCTGCCGCTGATCGATCAGGGTGCGGTACGCACGATCATCACCCGCGTGCCCGGCGGGTTCGGGACGAGCGACGATTTCAACAGCGGCCTGTTCATCGTGTTCCTGAAGCCGTGGGAAGAGCGCGAACAGACCACGCAGGACGTGGCGCAGCAGATCAACCGCATCCTTTCCAACGAACCCGCCATTCGCGGCAATGCGCAGGTGCGTTCGGCGCTGTCGCGCGGGCGCGGGCAGCCAATCGGGTTCGTGCTGGCAGGATCGACTTATGAGGGGCTGGTCGCGGCGCGGAACCGGATCCTGGCGGCGGCGGCGCAGAATCCGGGGATCATCAACCTCGATTCGGATTACAAGGAAACGAAGCCGCAACTGAGCATCGAGGTCGATACGACGCGTGCCGGCGACCTGGGCGTATCGGTCAACGACGTTAGTCAGGCGTTGCAGACGCTGCTGGGATCGCGGCGCGTGTCGACCTATGTCGACCGCGGCGAGGAATATCGCGTGATCGTGCAAGCGGAAGCGGCGGGACGGTCGACCATATCCAATCTGGCCAGCATCTATGTGCGGTCGCGCGATGGGGGTCAGGTGCCGCTGTCCAATCTGGTGACGACGCGCGAGGTTTCCGGGCCGCGCGATCTGGGCCGGTTCAACAAATTGCGTGCGATCACCCTGCAAGGCGGGCTGGCCCCCGGCTATTCACTGGGCGAGGCGCTTACGTTCCTGCAGGAACAAGCTGCGGAGTCGCCGGAAGTGGTTGCGGTGGGCTATCGCGGTGAGAGTCAGGCGTTCGTCGAGACCGGCGGGTCGATCATGCTGGTGTTCGGGCTGACCATATTGATCGTCTATCTGGTGCTGGCTGCGCAGTTCGAGAGCTTCGTCCATCCCGGCGTCATCATCATGACCGTGCCGCTGGCGGTAGCGGGCGGGATGCTGGGGCTGTTCTTCTTTGGCAAGACGCTGAACCTGTACAGTCAAGTCGGCATCGTCATGCTGGTCGGGCTGGCGGCGAAGAACGGAATCCTGATCGTCGAGTTCGCCAATCAGCTGCGCGACGAGGGCAAATCAATTGCGGAGGCGATCCGGATGGCATCCGCTCGTCGTCTGCGCGCGATCCTGATGACGTCGATCGCCACCGCCGCCGGTGCGGTGCCGCTGATGATCGCCAGCGGCGCGGGCGCGGCGGCGCGGCAGGCGATCGGCGTGGTGATCGTGTTCGGCGTGCTGCTGGCGACGCTCATCACGCTGTTCCTGATCCCGATTTTGTACAGCAGGCTTGCGAAATGGACGGGTTCGCCGCAAGCAGTGGCCCGCGAGCTTGACGCGGCGATGGGGGCGCCGCAGCCCGCCGAGTAA